In Deltaproteobacteria bacterium, a single genomic region encodes these proteins:
- a CDS encoding glycosyltransferase: MTEVARVRVVIPYHNASATIGATLATILAHSPPGTQIVAVDDGSTDDSASIVARHEGVIALSNERRSGAAVSRNRGAGDTEAPVLMFLDADVEVLPDTIERAVATLERPDGPDACFGAYTPLPGDGHFASVYKNLVHHHTHVTSSRHAHSFWCGCGAIRTQVFRESGGFDESYRASSVEDIELGYRLTSAGRRIELDPDMQVRHLKAYTFASLVRSDFWDRAVPWTLLMARRNVFYSDLNLRATNIAAAILLVLVFPLSLAALWVLLPQNAWFGPAVAAVAYLSLNASLWRCALRHLGFVRLVGFVFMHSFAYVYSVIGFGVGVALYLYERILGRPVR; the protein is encoded by the coding sequence ATGACCGAGGTCGCCCGGGTGCGCGTCGTCATTCCCTACCACAACGCCTCGGCGACCATCGGCGCGACGCTCGCGACGATCCTCGCGCACTCCCCGCCGGGCACGCAGATCGTCGCCGTGGACGACGGCTCGACGGACGATTCGGCGTCCATCGTCGCCCGCCACGAAGGCGTGATCGCCCTGTCCAACGAACGCCGCAGCGGGGCCGCCGTTTCGCGCAACCGGGGCGCCGGGGATACCGAGGCACCGGTGCTGATGTTCCTCGATGCCGACGTCGAGGTGTTGCCGGACACGATCGAACGTGCGGTCGCCACTCTGGAGCGCCCCGACGGTCCCGACGCGTGCTTCGGCGCTTACACGCCGTTACCGGGGGATGGTCACTTCGCGAGCGTTTACAAAAACCTCGTTCACCATCACACGCACGTCACGTCGAGCCGACACGCGCACAGTTTCTGGTGCGGCTGCGGCGCAATCCGCACCCAGGTTTTTCGCGAGTCCGGAGGATTCGACGAGAGCTACCGGGCGAGTTCCGTGGAAGACATTGAACTAGGATACCGGCTGACGTCGGCGGGACGACGCATCGAGCTGGACCCCGACATGCAGGTGCGCCACCTCAAGGCGTACACGTTCGCCAGCCTCGTCCGTTCCGATTTTTGGGATCGCGCCGTGCCTTGGACGCTGCTCATGGCCCGGCGAAACGTGTTCTATTCGGACCTCAACCTGCGCGCGACGAACATCGCCGCCGCGATCCTGCTCGTGCTCGTGTTCCCGCTCTCGCTTGCCGCCTTGTGGGTGCTGTTGCCGCAAAACGCGTGGTTTGGCCCGGCAGTCGCCGCCGTCGCCTATCTTTCGCTCAACGCGTCGCTTTGGCGATGTGCGCTGCGTCACCTGGGGTTCGTCCGACTCGTCGGCTTCGTCTTCATGCATTCGTTCGCGTACGTCTACTCTGTGATCGGCTTCGGCGTCGGAGTCGCGCTCTACCTTTACGAGCGCATTCTGGGCCGCCCCGTACGATGA
- a CDS encoding Hpt domain-containing protein — MGDAQIGPTLDLINLDDMMERFGDDRAFIDELLESYFQEAAPNMDSLAEAVASGDAERVCYVAHALKGMSGNMGFGQVQDAFYRMETKGKSGKLDGAEALLGELQELHRRLEADYQKILGR, encoded by the coding sequence ATGGGTGACGCGCAGATCGGGCCGACGCTCGACTTGATCAATCTCGACGATATGATGGAGCGCTTCGGCGACGACCGCGCGTTCATCGACGAATTGCTCGAGAGCTACTTCCAGGAAGCCGCGCCGAACATGGATTCGCTCGCGGAGGCGGTCGCCTCCGGCGACGCGGAACGGGTCTGTTACGTCGCGCACGCCCTCAAGGGCATGAGCGGCAACATGGGGTTCGGTCAGGTCCAGGATGCGTTCTACCGCATGGAGACCAAGGGCAAGAGCGGGAAACTCGATGGCGCCGAGGCGCTGCTCGGGGAGCTCCAGGAGCTTCATCGCCGACTCGAAGCCGACTACCAAAAGATCCTCGGTCGATAG
- a CDS encoding trypsin-like peptidase domain-containing protein — MNRGLWSWVVIFALALASYGIWQAATDDSAEGAVRAESYVMNDGPVPAERPAPELGDLPAREIERERLERARAGAAESSDERRYEIGVIVDVDASKPLDWTEVPSATRASRWVASIRSEGAVFVRPHFAVSPRTLGYAVRAWGNDDRQMQDVVDRRQSPSEPGAWGALTFGDTTTIEVVSAHMPADLRVDRMVHGDVDFRIEPKEQDCHLDPTCYDEYADVQSALALITVGSGFGQWLCTGNLLADTAQTGQPWLLTANHCMGDQGEAESLVAYFRYETSVCNGAVPALQTTPATSGSDFKASNAQSDYALVLLHEQPPAGSVALGWTTEPLATDELISVVHHPAGSWKRIAFGFEDGDWGNKWNVGYTEANTEQGSSGSALLNSDKFVVGQLSTGTSYCWWRQGTDQFGKFSRDYDLGASEFLNNGEPSTTTTTTIPPDDDTDDDADDDDDWFPDDDQSDDDDTAPTDDDASGDDDDDDDDDGGCGC; from the coding sequence GTGAATCGCGGTCTATGGTCATGGGTGGTGATCTTTGCGCTCGCGCTCGCGAGCTACGGCATCTGGCAGGCGGCAACGGACGATTCGGCCGAGGGCGCGGTGCGCGCCGAATCGTATGTGATGAATGATGGACCCGTGCCCGCGGAGCGTCCTGCGCCCGAGCTGGGCGACCTTCCCGCCCGCGAGATCGAGCGTGAACGTCTCGAGCGCGCCCGCGCGGGCGCGGCGGAATCGAGCGACGAGCGTCGCTACGAGATCGGCGTGATCGTCGATGTGGACGCGTCGAAACCGCTCGATTGGACGGAAGTGCCGAGCGCGACCCGGGCATCACGCTGGGTCGCGTCGATCCGCAGCGAAGGCGCGGTGTTTGTGCGTCCTCACTTCGCGGTGTCGCCGCGCACTCTCGGCTACGCGGTGCGCGCGTGGGGCAACGACGACCGGCAGATGCAGGACGTCGTTGACCGCCGCCAGAGCCCATCGGAACCCGGCGCGTGGGGTGCGTTGACCTTCGGCGACACGACCACCATCGAGGTCGTTTCCGCGCACATGCCCGCCGACCTTCGCGTCGATCGCATGGTGCATGGCGATGTCGACTTCCGCATCGAACCCAAAGAGCAGGACTGCCACCTCGACCCGACCTGCTACGACGAATACGCCGACGTCCAGAGCGCCCTCGCCCTCATCACGGTGGGGTCGGGCTTCGGTCAGTGGTTGTGCACGGGCAACCTGCTCGCGGACACGGCGCAAACCGGCCAACCGTGGCTGCTCACCGCGAATCACTGCATGGGCGATCAGGGCGAGGCCGAGAGTCTGGTGGCGTACTTCCGCTATGAAACCTCCGTCTGCAACGGCGCGGTGCCGGCGCTGCAAACGACGCCCGCGACCAGCGGCTCCGACTTCAAGGCGTCGAACGCGCAGTCCGATTACGCGCTGGTGCTGCTGCACGAACAGCCGCCCGCCGGCTCCGTGGCGCTGGGATGGACGACCGAGCCTCTCGCGACGGACGAACTCATCAGCGTCGTGCATCATCCGGCCGGATCGTGGAAACGCATCGCGTTCGGATTCGAGGACGGCGACTGGGGCAACAAGTGGAACGTGGGCTACACCGAGGCCAACACCGAACAGGGTTCGTCGGGCTCGGCGCTGCTCAATTCCGACAAGTTCGTCGTGGGGCAGCTTTCGACCGGCACGTCGTACTGCTGGTGGCGGCAGGGCACCGACCAGTTCGGCAAATTCAGCCGCGATTACGACCTCGGCGCGAGTGAATTCCTGAACAACGGCGAACCCTCGACCACGACCACCACGACCATCCCGCCCGACGACGATACCGATGACGACGCGGATGACGACGACGACTGGTTCCCCGACGACGATCAGTCGGACGACGATGACACCGCGCCGACCGATGACGACGCATCCGGCGATGACGATGACGACGACGACGACGATGGCGGGTGCGGCTGTTGA
- a CDS encoding FAD-dependent oxidoreductase translates to MTPGIRAVFAAAIAVSLFGVACDSGETKTVYVDRDGDDTDDDTDDDLADDEAHRPLPDGFSGATPGLTIVQLTKDHDGWGRADCTDCHGDFHEAGYRSPICATCHGRNGAAGRWMDHDTDGCADCHYARHAGSGFRSPDDCVVCHKFLTFPECMKTEAVDAVVIGAGGGGLAAAVTLAQSGVQTVLIEKHYKVGGYMGRFERSSYRFEQSLHGFDGLDENRQGMNIELLRRLGVWNRVLPVRGESIIRLQYPKFTFDVPANVETFRADLKEMYPDEAEGIDQLFMEMYELDIVFKAMIRMEYEGETPELLAILAAHAGAVARMAGYMSMTLGEFLDGFIHDARLRTVWTSLAMLAGAPPDEESAMFFNVMWMGYHIGGWWNFEGGSGALADALADVFVENGGILRLDTLATQIETEANRVVQVRTKDDVCYRPQIVIANANVLSLVDELAPEAPWPDDYVDDIHGMTVGLSAVQVWLGVDTDLSPLFDGVAEISVSKTWDAVEGFSYATDGVPEKVNMAIVNYSMLDRTAAPAGKNVIAITTRLPWDWRNRWGLPTSYAEYLKIRREIAEILVDRADEIVPGLRDHIEVVDVGTPHTMRGFTLNPRGSIFGWHTTPDQSLFERLPAETPLENLYLASAWTFPGGGQSAVLHSGYTAAQTALGLLP, encoded by the coding sequence ATGACGCCAGGAATCCGGGCAGTTTTCGCCGCCGCCATCGCGGTGTCCCTGTTTGGCGTCGCGTGCGATTCGGGCGAAACCAAGACCGTGTACGTCGACCGTGACGGCGACGACACGGATGACGACACCGACGACGACCTCGCGGACGACGAAGCGCATCGGCCCTTGCCTGACGGGTTCTCGGGCGCGACCCCCGGGCTCACGATCGTCCAGTTGACGAAGGATCATGACGGCTGGGGCCGGGCTGACTGCACCGATTGCCACGGCGACTTCCACGAGGCGGGATACCGCTCGCCGATCTGCGCGACCTGCCACGGGCGCAACGGCGCCGCGGGCCGGTGGATGGATCACGACACCGACGGCTGCGCGGACTGTCATTACGCCCGGCACGCCGGTTCGGGTTTTCGCAGCCCGGACGACTGTGTGGTCTGCCACAAGTTCCTGACCTTTCCCGAGTGCATGAAGACCGAGGCGGTGGACGCCGTGGTGATCGGCGCGGGAGGCGGCGGGCTCGCGGCGGCGGTGACGCTCGCGCAGTCCGGCGTTCAGACCGTGCTCATCGAGAAGCACTACAAGGTCGGCGGGTACATGGGCCGGTTCGAACGGAGCAGTTACCGCTTCGAGCAGTCGCTGCACGGCTTCGACGGGCTCGACGAGAACCGGCAGGGGATGAACATCGAGCTGCTGCGCCGGCTCGGCGTGTGGAACCGCGTCTTGCCCGTGCGCGGAGAATCGATCATCCGCCTCCAATACCCCAAGTTCACGTTTGACGTGCCCGCCAATGTCGAAACCTTCCGGGCCGACCTGAAAGAGATGTATCCCGACGAGGCAGAAGGCATCGATCAGCTCTTCATGGAGATGTACGAACTCGACATCGTCTTCAAGGCGATGATCCGCATGGAGTACGAAGGCGAGACGCCGGAGCTGCTGGCGATCCTCGCCGCGCACGCCGGCGCGGTCGCCCGCATGGCGGGGTACATGTCGATGACGCTCGGCGAATTCCTCGACGGTTTCATCCACGACGCGCGGCTTCGGACCGTGTGGACGTCGCTTGCGATGCTCGCCGGCGCGCCGCCGGACGAGGAGTCGGCGATGTTCTTCAACGTCATGTGGATGGGTTACCACATCGGCGGGTGGTGGAACTTCGAGGGAGGCTCGGGCGCGCTCGCCGACGCCCTCGCCGATGTTTTCGTCGAAAACGGCGGCATCCTGCGTCTCGACACGCTCGCCACGCAGATCGAGACCGAAGCGAATCGCGTGGTGCAGGTTCGCACGAAGGATGACGTTTGCTACCGGCCTCAGATCGTCATTGCGAATGCAAACGTCCTGTCGCTGGTGGACGAACTCGCGCCGGAGGCCCCTTGGCCGGACGACTACGTGGACGACATCCACGGCATGACGGTGGGGCTGTCCGCGGTGCAGGTGTGGCTGGGGGTCGATACCGACTTGTCACCGCTGTTCGACGGCGTCGCCGAAATTTCGGTTTCGAAGACGTGGGATGCCGTCGAGGGGTTTTCGTATGCGACGGACGGTGTGCCGGAAAAGGTGAACATGGCGATCGTCAACTATTCGATGCTCGACCGCACGGCCGCCCCGGCCGGCAAGAACGTCATCGCCATCACGACGCGGCTTCCGTGGGACTGGCGAAACCGATGGGGCCTGCCGACGAGTTACGCCGAGTACCTCAAAATCCGTCGCGAGATCGCCGAGATTCTGGTGGATCGCGCCGACGAGATCGTGCCGGGACTTCGCGACCACATCGAGGTGGTGGACGTCGGCACGCCGCACACGATGCGGGGTTTCACGCTCAATCCCCGAGGATCGATCTTCGGTTGGCACACGACGCCCGACCAGAGCCTCTTCGAACGCCTGCCGGCCGAAACGCCGCTCGAGAACCTGTACCTCGCGAGCGCGTGGACCTTTCCCGGCGGTGGCCAGTCCGCCGTGCTGCATTCCGGGTATACCGCCGCGCAGACCGCGCTGGGGCTGCTTCCGTAG